The region TTTATCCGTTGACGACAATTTTATCGGCAACAAACGTGAGGTTAGAAATTTCTGCCGGATCTATGTGCATGGTCCGAGCGAAATAATTTTCCATTTTCCTTTTGACGGAAGCAAGCGTAAATCCTCGCCGAAGACGATGTTTTACTCGAGATGATGCAATCCGCCGGTTTTTCACCGTGTCTTTCTCGGTATTGAGACGCCCGCCGCAAGTCTGAAAGAAGCCAACAAATCTCCAGAACACAAAACGCGATCTCCTTGAATCAGTGCGAAAGATCCAACCATGGTATCGAGGTCATGGCGGGTTTTATTGTCGGATTCGATAACGACCTGGACGATATTTTCGGAGCGACAGATCAACTTTATCCGTGACAGTGCAATTCCGCTTGCGATGGTCGGGCTCTTAACTGTCTTCCCGACAGCTTTGGAAGCGTTTGGAGCGTGAAGGCAGACTCGTTCACCAAAGCAGCGGGAATAACACTGATTGTTCATTAAACTTTGTTCCAAAAATGGATCGGCAACGCCTAGTCGAAGGATACAAAGCTATTTTAAGGACCATTTACAGTTCGGAGGAATTCTATCAGCGCGCACTGGACTGCCTATCACGCGTAAGAAACGATGCGGCAGCATTGCAGCGAGTCAGCGTCATCGGCGTTCTCAGATCCTTCATCAAAATCGTGTTGAGGCTCGGCGTACGGGACCGGG is a window of Acidobacteriota bacterium DNA encoding:
- a CDS encoding DUF4070 domain-containing protein encodes the protein MEREGRLVHQSSGNNTDCSLNFVPKMDRQRLVEGYKAILRTIYSSEEFYQRALDCLSRVRNDAAALQRVSVIGVLRSFIKIVLRLGVRDRERLRFWKYLFSVIRHYRGVSATGSPSLQWDITLER